The sequence AGCGTCAGCTGGCGCGTGAGCGTGGACGAGGCCTCGGGCGTGCGGATCCAGGGCCGCTAGCCGCCGGCACCCTGCCCGCGCGTGACGGTGCGCACCGGCGACGACCGGGCCAGGATCGGGACGCAACAGGGTCGCCGCGACCGCGGGGATCCGCCAGCCGAGGAGCGCCCCCATGTCCGCGATCATGACCCCCTACCTGTCCTTCCGCGACCAGGCCGCCGAGGCGCTCGGCTTCTACCGGGGGATCTTCGGCGGCGAGGTCGAGACCACGACGTTCGGCGAGGGCGGCCTGGTCCAGGACCCGGCCGAGGCCGACAAGGTCATGCACGGCCGGCTGACCTCGGACGCGGGCTTCGTGCTCATGGCGTCGGACACGCCGGCGTCCATGGGCGTGCCGAGCGGATCCGCCATCACGCTCTCGCTCTCCGGCGACGACGAGGGGGTGCTCGGCGGCTGGTGGGACGCGCTGACGGCCGACGGCACGATCGTCCTGCCGCTCGAGGTGGCGCCGTGGGGCGACCGGTTCGGCATGTGCAC is a genomic window of Clavibacter capsici containing:
- a CDS encoding VOC family protein encodes the protein MSAIMTPYLSFRDQAAEALGFYRGIFGGEVETTTFGEGGLVQDPAEADKVMHGRLTSDAGFVLMASDTPASMGVPSGSAITLSLSGDDEGVLGGWWDALTADGTIVLPLEVAPWGDRFGMCTDRYGIDWMVSISPAPTAA